One window of the Manihot esculenta cultivar AM560-2 chromosome 14, M.esculenta_v8, whole genome shotgun sequence genome contains the following:
- the LOC110631087 gene encoding uncharacterized protein LOC110631087, translating into MDCNKEYAFRAKEIAEKKFIERDIAGAKRFAMKAQNLFPGLDGLSQFLATLDVYISAERRTNGEIDCYGILGVDPLADEETIRKHYRKLALILHPDKNKSVGAEGAFKILSEAWSLLSDKAKRIAYDQKQILCDMYRSDPNLKSSTPAGKNGSHYFFSNNKLHTTYQNSALHPKPAPPPHFSMTRTFWTICSFCRAQFEYSRTFVHHTLLCHNCKRPFFAVEVPPPPIVCNGPFPTWSSHMQGLNSTLQTRTKNPYASGMKPVSSTTLRPVVQAGTFGKVGSVESVPSAAPATAGRGEYISKGDRMKKKRRLDEYRMANQMADRNGGDGTDKGSFETGKTNIAGFRTRELSQQELRNMLVEKAKKDIRLRLMECSIPYAVSKISEKEDNKEKGKQKAPLNSMNTDGNKCSEFLNTKTRAQTDSSLANSNDDLDTKGSNASLTMTVPDPDFHDFDDDRTEKSFGDNQVWAAYDDDDGMPRYYAMIHRVISRKPFRMQISWLNSKSNRELGPLNWIGSGFYKTSGVFWIGKHEFNQSINSFSHKVNWEKGTRGTIQIYPRKGDVWALYRNWSPDWNELTPDEVIHNYDMVEVLEDYNKERGVTVAPLVKVAGFKTVFCRHSDSSKTKSVPREELFRLSHQVPFYLLTGQEGLNAPKGCLELDPASMPLELLTVLAEAKEEEVEESVQKAKDPLGKMKKSEEEQLVEDGETKEKNLVKDAAKEDVAEVKRDEGKETKMEKLMVYKRRRQRN; encoded by the coding sequence ATGGACTGCAATAAAGAATATGCCTTCAGAGCCAAGGAGATTGCAGAGAAGAAGTTCATTGAGAGGGACATTGCAGGAGCCAAAAGATTTGCAATGAAGGCTCAAAACTTGTTTCCTGGACTTGATGGTCTTTCCCAATTTCTAGCAACGCTTGATGTGTACATCTCTGCTGAGCGAAGAACTAATGGTGAAATAGATTGTTATGGAATTCTTGGTGTAGATCCATTGGCTGATGAGGAGACAATCCGGAAACATTATAGGAAACTGGCTCTGATCCTTCATCCTGATAAAAATAAATCTGTTGGCGCTGAAGGGGCTTTTAAGATTCTATCTGAAGCCTGGAGTTTGTTGTCTGATAAAGCCAAGCGAATTGCCTATGACCAGAAGCAGATTTTATGCGATATGTACCGGAGTGATCCAAATTTAAAATCCTCAACACCAGCTGGAAAGAATGGTTCTCATTATTTCTTCAGCAATAACAAGTTACATACAACATATCAGAACAGTGCCTTGCATCCAAAGCCTGCTCCACCTCCTCATTTTTCCATGACTAGGACCTTTTGGACAATCTGCAGTTTTTGTAGAGCGCAATTTGAGTATTCTAGAACTTTTGTCCATCATACCCTTCTTTGCCATAACTGCAAACGTCCTTTCTTTGCTGTTGAGGTGCCTCCTCCACCTATAGTTTGCAATGGTCCATTCCCTACATGGAGTTCTCACATGCAAGGACTGAATTCTACTCTGCAAACTAGGACAAAAAACCCATACGCTTCGGGAATGAAGCCAGTTTCTAGCACAACTTTAAGACCAGTTGTTCAGGCGGGCACATTTGGTAAAGTGGGCAGTGTTGAAAGTGTGCCATCAGCGGCTCCAGCAACTGCTGGAAGAGGGGAATATATATCGAAAGGAGAtaggatgaagaagaaaaggcgACTTGATGAATATAGGATGGCCAATCAAATGGCAGACAGAAATGGAGGAGATGGGACTGACAAAGGTAGTTTTGAAACAGGAAAGACAAACATTGCTGGGTTTAGGACAAGGGAGTTGTCACAGCAGGAACTTCGAAACATGTTGGTGGAGAAGGCTAAGAAGGATATTCGCCTCAGGCTAATGGAATGCAGCATTCCATATGCTGTATCAAAGATTTCAGAGAAGGAGGACAATAAAGAGAAAGGAAAGCAGAAGGCTCCTCTAAATAGCATGAACACTGATGGAAACAAATGCTCGGAGTTTTTAAATACCAAGACCAGAGCTCAGACAGATTCTTCCCTGGCCAACTCTAATGATGATCTTGACACAAAGGGTAGTAATGCATCATTAACAATGACTGTTCCAGATCCAGATTTTCATGATTTTGACGATGATCGCACAGAAAAATCATTTGGTGATAATCAGGTGTGGGCTgcttatgatgatgatgatgggaTGCCTCGATATTATGCGATGATCCACAGAGTGATATCGAGGAAACCATTCAGAATGCAGATCAGTTGGCTTAATTCCAAAAGCAATCGTGAATTGGGCCCGTTAAACTGGATTGGTTCTGGTTTTTACAAGACCAGTGGAGTCTTCTGGATAGGCAAGCATGAATTTAACCAGTCTATTAATTCTTTTTCACACAAGGTTAATTGGGAAAAGGGTACAAGAGGGACAATTCAGATATATCCCAGGAAGGGAGATGTCTGGGCTCTTTATAGGAATTGGTCTCCTGATTGGAATGAGCTTACCCCAGATGAAGTGATACATAATTATGATATGGTGGAAGTGCTTGAAGATTACAACAAGGAGAGAGGTGTGACCGTTGCCCCTCTCGTTAAAGTTGCTGGTTTTAAGACGGTGTTTTGCCGGCATTCGGACTCCAGTAAAACCAAGTCTGTCCCAAGAGAGGAGCTGTTTCGGCTTTCTCATCAAGTTCCTTTTTACTTGTTGACAGGTCAAGAAGGTCTTAATGCTCCCAAGGGTTGTTTGGAACTTGATCCTGCATCTATGCCTTTGGAACTACTTACAGTATTAGCAGAAGCTAAGGAGGAAGAAGTGGAGGAGAGTGTTCAAAAGGCTAAGGATCCACTTGGGAAGATGAAAAAATCTGAGGAAGAACAGTTGGTGGAAGATGGTGAAACAAAGGAAAAAAATCTGGTGAAAGATGCTGCTAAAGAAGATGTAGCAGAAGTGAAGAGGGATGAGGGGAAGGAAACCAAGATGGAAAAGTTAATGGTGTACAAAAGGAGGCGACAGAGGAACTAG